One genomic region from Bacillus aquiflavi encodes:
- a CDS encoding TetR/AcrR family transcriptional regulator, with translation MKRKITEKSIELFEKKGFSQTSIQDIVDSLQVTKGTFYYYFSSKEQLLMDIHLEYITDLLGRQQQILQNDLITNKEKLKKIMTLLIDDIKDKGANGRVFFREIRHLINENIDKIKQKRTLFRLNIEKIIQDGVNNGEFRSDLRTDMVTFGILGLTNYCYNWFNPNGEVTTEQLIDTYVEMILHGIIKA, from the coding sequence ATGAAAAGAAAAATAACAGAAAAGAGCATTGAGCTTTTTGAGAAAAAAGGTTTTAGCCAAACGTCTATTCAAGATATTGTTGATTCACTACAAGTGACGAAAGGAACGTTTTATTATTATTTTTCAAGTAAAGAACAATTGCTAATGGATATTCACCTTGAATATATTACCGATTTGCTTGGTCGCCAACAGCAAATTTTACAAAATGATCTCATAACAAATAAAGAAAAATTGAAAAAGATCATGACTTTATTGATTGATGATATTAAGGATAAAGGGGCGAATGGACGCGTATTCTTTCGCGAAATACGGCATTTAATCAATGAAAATATCGATAAAATCAAACAAAAGCGAACACTTTTTCGTTTAAACATTGAAAAAATCATTCAAGACGGAGTAAATAATGGAGAATTTCGTTCAGATCTGCGCACAGATATGGTCACGTTCGGTATTTTAGGTTTAACGAATTATTGTTATAACTGGTTTAATCCGAATGGTGAAGTAACAACAGAACAACTCATCGATACGTATGTAGAAATGATTTTACATGGAATAATAAAAGCATAA
- a CDS encoding phosphotransferase family protein — translation MTRTYKDTIQVREGEELDQAKLHAFLLKHLSEAPAGELEIEQFGAGHSNLTYLLRIGDWEAVLRRPPHGPVAPKAHDMKREYTFLTSLSPVYQTAPKPYLYSDDETIVGSPFFMMERRKGIVLDSEFPKYVNYTPKMGRQISRLMVDKLVELHQVDYTKTGIMQLVKPDGFMHRQVEGWINRYERFKTDDIQGVVKLIRYLAENIPVSQKPTIIHYDYKLNNAMFSEDFRQVTGLFDWEMSTVGDPLADVGVAMSYWIQKDDDDLLKKGRGKPSVTVMDGFFTRDEFIEDYANKSGRDLSAINFYLTFAYFKLAVIGQQIYYRYKNGQTHDPRFAHFNSLVKNMVHQALRSIERK, via the coding sequence ATGACGCGAACGTATAAAGATACGATTCAGGTTAGAGAAGGGGAAGAATTAGATCAAGCAAAATTACACGCTTTTTTATTAAAGCATCTTTCAGAGGCTCCCGCGGGGGAGTTGGAAATCGAACAGTTTGGCGCAGGACATTCTAATCTGACTTATTTATTAAGAATAGGAGATTGGGAGGCTGTCTTACGGAGACCGCCACATGGTCCTGTTGCTCCTAAAGCTCATGACATGAAGAGGGAATATACGTTTCTCACAAGTTTAAGTCCTGTTTATCAGACTGCACCGAAACCATATCTATATTCAGATGACGAAACAATTGTTGGAAGCCCATTTTTCATGATGGAGCGAAGAAAAGGGATCGTGTTAGATTCGGAATTTCCTAAGTACGTTAACTATACACCAAAAATGGGGCGGCAAATATCAAGATTAATGGTCGATAAGTTAGTAGAGCTCCATCAAGTCGATTATACTAAAACCGGAATAATGCAATTGGTAAAACCAGATGGGTTTATGCATCGTCAAGTAGAGGGGTGGATTAACCGATATGAACGGTTTAAAACAGATGATATCCAAGGTGTTGTAAAATTAATCCGCTACTTGGCTGAAAATATACCAGTTTCTCAAAAGCCGACAATTATCCATTATGATTATAAATTAAATAATGCGATGTTTTCAGAAGACTTTCGTCAAGTAACAGGTTTATTTGATTGGGAAATGTCAACAGTAGGAGATCCGTTAGCTGACGTAGGTGTTGCGATGAGCTATTGGATTCAAAAAGATGATGATGACCTTTTGAAAAAAGGACGGGGAAAACCATCTGTTACAGTAATGGATGGATTTTTTACTCGTGATGAATTTATAGAAGATTACGCAAATAAAAGTGGCCGTGATCTATCAGCAATAAATTTTTATTTAACGTTTGCTTATTTTAAATTAGCGGTTATTGGCCAGCAAATTTATTATCGGTATAAAAATGGTCAAACGCATGACCCTCGTTTTGCTCATTTTAATTCCTTAGTTAAAAACATGGTGCATCAAGCTTTACGAAGCATTGAACGTAAATAA
- a CDS encoding 2-phosphosulfolactate phosphatase, translated as MLLKKEEINPLKMEDKIAVVLDVLLATSTITACFSYGAKEVYPVVDEAEARSLANKMVNKDVCLVGEFDGQTIEQFLDPTPLSLREHMKGKSIILSTTNGTVAIRKASNAKKVFICSLLNGRAVAKEIAQAYENETIIVICSGSKNKFSLEDFYGAGYFISQLADEREIKLTDSALTAKLFYEQFASESKQMLTESKVGKKLTQIGIGDDVEFVSMQGIITVIPQLVNNRLINY; from the coding sequence TTGTTATTAAAGAAGGAAGAAATAAATCCGTTGAAAATGGAGGATAAAATTGCGGTCGTTCTTGATGTGCTACTAGCAACATCAACGATTACAGCTTGCTTTTCATACGGAGCAAAAGAGGTGTACCCAGTTGTAGATGAAGCTGAGGCACGTTCTTTAGCAAACAAGATGGTAAATAAGGACGTTTGTCTAGTCGGAGAATTCGACGGTCAAACGATTGAACAATTTCTAGATCCGACGCCATTATCACTACGAGAACATATGAAAGGGAAGAGTATTATTTTATCAACAACAAACGGCACTGTAGCGATTCGAAAAGCTTCTAATGCAAAAAAGGTTTTCATCTGTTCATTATTAAATGGCAGAGCTGTCGCAAAAGAAATAGCGCAAGCTTATGAAAATGAAACAATTATTGTGATTTGCTCTGGATCAAAAAACAAATTTAGTCTTGAAGATTTTTATGGGGCAGGTTATTTTATCAGTCAATTAGCAGATGAACGTGAAATTAAATTAACTGATAGTGCATTAACTGCAAAGTTGTTTTATGAGCAATTCGCCTCTGAAAGTAAACAGATGTTAACTGAGTCAAAAGTGGGGAAAAAGCTAACTCAGATAGGTATCGGTGACGATGTTGAATTTGTAAGTATGCAAGGCATTATAACTGTAATTCCTCAGTTAGTGAACAATCGATTAATTAATTATTAG
- a CDS encoding long-chain-fatty-acid--CoA ligase, with protein sequence MTKTLTVPATTLYENLLMTTKKYPQKIAIHYYGTSYTYKQLLNEVEALAYYLEKELRVKKGEHVLLFMQNSPQFIIGFFAILRIRAIVVPINPMSTTNDLEFYIKDGNIKTALVGQELYEKLKIIHQNNLQKNIIIATYSDYINENEAYDHLPSEVAGCRKEFHQTISWNDALTSNESALPYCGESEDVTIVPYTSGTTGLPKGCVHTNKTVQANTVGAFHWLNMTSDSVSLTTLPLFHVTGLVHSALAPIFAGSTIVLLTRWDREYASAVIEKFGCSHWINISTMLIDFLANPNIANYNLSSLVLVGGGGAPLPEAVGKQLYKVTGLDYVEGYGLSETMSHTHFNPPHRPKLQCLGIPAFNVDARVVHPETGKEVSIGEEGELVVNGPQLFEGYYRNEEENKANHMTINGKRFFRTGDIVKMDHEGYFFLVDRLKRMINASGLKVWPTEVESILYKHPAVQQACVVRAQDLLRGETVKAFIILKEEYRGKITDTDLINWSKKQMAAYKYPRIVEFRESFPTTSSGKVLWRKLQE encoded by the coding sequence ATGACTAAAACGCTTACTGTGCCTGCAACAACATTATACGAAAATTTGTTAATGACAACTAAAAAGTATCCTCAAAAAATAGCGATACACTACTATGGTACTTCATATACGTATAAGCAATTGCTAAATGAGGTTGAGGCACTTGCGTATTATCTTGAAAAAGAGTTGCGTGTTAAAAAAGGGGAACACGTTTTACTATTTATGCAAAATTCACCGCAATTTATTATTGGATTTTTCGCAATACTTAGAATTAGAGCGATCGTTGTTCCAATTAATCCAATGAGTACAACGAATGATTTGGAGTTTTATATCAAAGACGGAAATATTAAAACTGCACTTGTCGGGCAAGAACTTTATGAAAAATTGAAGATAATCCATCAAAATAATTTGCAAAAAAACATTATTATTGCTACTTACTCTGACTATATAAATGAAAATGAAGCATATGATCATTTACCTTCAGAAGTAGCTGGATGTAGAAAAGAGTTTCATCAGACAATTAGTTGGAACGATGCTTTAACATCCAATGAAAGCGCTTTACCTTATTGCGGTGAAAGTGAGGATGTTACTATAGTTCCTTATACATCAGGAACAACAGGGTTGCCGAAGGGATGTGTTCATACAAATAAAACAGTTCAAGCAAATACAGTCGGCGCATTTCATTGGCTGAATATGACATCAGATTCAGTTTCACTTACAACTTTACCTTTATTCCATGTAACTGGATTAGTTCACAGCGCCTTAGCTCCAATTTTCGCCGGAAGTACGATTGTACTTTTGACACGTTGGGATCGTGAGTATGCTAGTGCAGTAATTGAAAAGTTCGGTTGTTCGCATTGGATTAATATAAGCACAATGCTGATTGATTTTTTAGCGAATCCAAATATAGCAAATTATAATCTTTCATCATTAGTTTTAGTTGGGGGGGGTGGAGCTCCTTTGCCGGAAGCTGTCGGGAAACAACTTTATAAAGTAACAGGACTTGATTATGTGGAAGGGTACGGATTATCTGAAACGATGTCACATACTCATTTTAATCCGCCACATCGTCCGAAGCTGCAATGTCTCGGAATACCGGCATTTAATGTAGATGCAAGAGTTGTTCACCCTGAAACAGGTAAAGAAGTCAGTATAGGTGAAGAAGGGGAGCTTGTAGTAAATGGGCCTCAGCTTTTTGAAGGATACTATCGTAATGAAGAAGAAAATAAAGCAAATCATATGACGATTAATGGAAAAAGATTTTTTAGAACAGGTGATATCGTAAAAATGGATCACGAAGGATATTTTTTCCTTGTCGATCGTTTAAAACGGATGATTAATGCTTCAGGATTAAAAGTATGGCCAACAGAAGTCGAATCAATATTATACAAACATCCTGCGGTTCAACAAGCATGTGTTGTACGCGCGCAAGATCTTTTACGTGGTGAAACGGTGAAGGCTTTCATTATTTTAAAAGAAGAGTACAGAGGGAAAATAACAGATACTGATTTAATAAATTGGTCTAAAAAGCAAATGGCGGCTTATAAATATCCTAGAATTGTTGAGTTTAGGGAGAGCTTCCCAACTACAAGCAGCGGTAAAGTATTATGGCGCAAGTTACAGGAGTAA
- a CDS encoding endonuclease, which yields MRQKASFLFKLLLVAILSFGVLPSFIFDTNVVNAEGPLDPAPQITPANPNGMSVLFDNTHGQTAGAADWVIDGAFSDFANEIAKEGFFVKELRKATPITYEDLKDYEVFVIPEANIPYKKSEQDAMIQYVENGGSIFFISDHYNADRNKNRWDSSEVMNGYRRGAFTDPAKGMSAGEKASEAMQGIVSSDWLADNFGIRFRYNAVGDVNARTVAPANETFGITNGVNSVAMHAGSTLMIIDPKKAKGLVYLPTGLTENEAWGPAVDQGVYFGGGIEEGPYAAISKLGNGKAAFIGDSSPVEDATPKYLREENGQKKRTYDGFKEQDDAILLMNIIHWLADKETYTNFEEAGIPLDAPSPVLDMEIPENSTEPKPEPWAAPTPGYKWYDPSTFAPGSYGSVKQAEIEPEYSFVHQDVLPNAEEFQIRLVVDNMNPGQTVSDLRVGIYLEGGTQVAKFQNEDGTWPASYGYSQPISVTADQSGRATKDLTVQIKSETTGSASLRLKQGKQNLITNTVTIDHVPSVPLPDDSQNVPGEISIADARQKTEGTVVTVQGVITSEPGVFGGKGFYIQDETAGIYVYQHDEGYQVGDVVKITAPTKLFNNEFELENIVAINKVGTSDRPEAKIVSEVNETNQGQLVRLENVTIENLKEVNRAFEFDIAGEGTATRVRVDGRTGITHEQFSANFKNGDNIHLSGVASIFKDTFQLKLLRLNDVELAEVKDTESPIIHDLVKEFFFLTDLYEQMINVTDEGSGVEEINITLNGKELTNPIKIEPLQLRAGTHTLTVTAKDAAGNKSERTFNIEVMMDIDHLDELLEIGLDKKYITNRGIYNSFLHQIIGIQNEKNNKSQKYRLFALHCQVGVLSGKLIDKDYAQHWYFKAA from the coding sequence TTGAGACAAAAAGCTAGCTTTTTATTTAAATTGTTGCTCGTAGCTATTTTGAGTTTTGGTGTGTTGCCGTCTTTTATTTTCGACACAAATGTTGTTAATGCTGAAGGTCCATTAGATCCAGCACCACAAATTACCCCGGCGAATCCAAATGGCATGAGTGTATTATTTGATAATACTCATGGACAAACAGCTGGTGCAGCAGATTGGGTAATTGATGGTGCATTTTCTGATTTCGCAAATGAGATTGCAAAAGAAGGTTTTTTTGTGAAGGAGCTTCGTAAAGCAACACCAATTACGTACGAAGATTTAAAAGATTATGAAGTATTTGTTATTCCAGAAGCAAACATTCCTTATAAAAAATCTGAACAAGATGCTATGATTCAATATGTAGAAAATGGTGGAAGTATCTTTTTTATTTCCGACCATTACAATGCAGACCGAAATAAAAATCGTTGGGATTCTTCCGAAGTAATGAATGGATATCGCCGTGGTGCATTTACAGACCCTGCTAAAGGAATGAGTGCTGGGGAAAAGGCATCTGAAGCAATGCAAGGTATTGTAAGCTCTGATTGGCTTGCAGATAATTTTGGTATCCGTTTCCGCTACAATGCAGTTGGTGATGTAAATGCAAGAACAGTGGCACCTGCTAACGAAACATTTGGGATTACGAATGGGGTTAATTCTGTCGCGATGCATGCCGGTTCAACATTAATGATAATTGATCCGAAAAAAGCAAAAGGGCTTGTTTATTTACCTACTGGTTTGACAGAAAATGAAGCATGGGGACCTGCAGTTGACCAAGGTGTTTATTTTGGCGGCGGGATTGAGGAAGGTCCATATGCGGCGATTTCAAAGCTAGGAAATGGGAAAGCTGCATTTATCGGCGATTCTTCTCCAGTAGAGGACGCAACTCCTAAATATTTACGAGAAGAAAATGGACAGAAGAAACGAACTTACGACGGATTTAAGGAACAAGACGATGCGATCTTATTAATGAATATCATTCATTGGCTTGCAGATAAAGAAACTTATACAAACTTTGAGGAGGCGGGAATTCCATTAGATGCCCCGTCACCAGTATTAGACATGGAAATACCAGAGAACTCTACAGAACCAAAACCAGAGCCATGGGCAGCTCCGACACCAGGTTATAAATGGTACGATCCTTCTACATTTGCTCCGGGATCATACGGTTCAGTAAAACAGGCTGAAATAGAACCAGAATATTCTTTTGTTCATCAAGATGTGTTACCAAATGCAGAAGAATTTCAAATTCGCTTAGTTGTTGATAATATGAATCCAGGTCAAACAGTTTCTGACCTTCGAGTAGGTATTTATTTAGAAGGCGGTACACAAGTTGCAAAATTTCAAAATGAAGACGGAACTTGGCCAGCAAGTTATGGGTACAGCCAACCAATTTCCGTCACTGCTGATCAATCTGGTCGAGCAACAAAAGATTTAACAGTGCAAATTAAAAGTGAGACCACTGGTTCAGCAAGCCTTCGTTTGAAGCAAGGAAAACAAAATCTAATTACAAATACGGTTACAATTGATCATGTCCCAAGTGTTCCGCTTCCAGATGATAGTCAAAACGTACCAGGGGAAATTTCCATTGCTGATGCAAGACAAAAAACAGAAGGAACTGTTGTTACAGTTCAAGGTGTTATTACTTCTGAGCCTGGGGTTTTTGGAGGAAAAGGGTTTTACATACAAGATGAGACAGCGGGTATTTATGTGTACCAACATGATGAAGGCTATCAAGTCGGCGATGTTGTAAAAATTACTGCACCAACAAAATTATTTAATAATGAGTTTGAATTAGAAAATATAGTAGCAATAAATAAAGTTGGGACATCTGATAGACCTGAGGCAAAAATCGTTTCAGAAGTAAACGAGACAAATCAAGGCCAGCTTGTTCGGCTAGAAAATGTGACGATTGAAAATTTGAAAGAAGTAAACCGAGCTTTTGAGTTTGATATTGCTGGAGAAGGAACAGCAACTCGTGTCCGTGTAGATGGAAGAACAGGTATTACGCATGAACAGTTTTCAGCAAATTTTAAAAATGGAGACAACATTCATCTTTCGGGTGTTGCCTCTATTTTCAAAGACACATTTCAATTGAAGCTGCTCCGATTAAATGATGTTGAGCTTGCGGAAGTAAAGGATACTGAATCTCCCATTATTCATGATTTAGTCAAAGAATTTTTTTTTTTAACAGATTTATATGAACAAATGATCAATGTGACAGACGAAGGCAGTGGAGTTGAAGAAATAAATATCACTTTAAATGGTAAAGAGCTAACAAATCCAATAAAAATTGAACCTTTACAATTACGAGCAGGTACTCATACATTAACTGTTACTGCCAAAGATGCTGCTGGTAATAAAAGTGAAAGAACTTTCAATATTGAAGTAATGATGGATATTGATCATTTAGATGAACTATTAGAAATTGGTTTGGACAAAAAATATATTACAAACCGGGGAATTTATAACAGTTTTTTGCATCAAATTATTGGAATTCAAAATGAAAAAAATAATAAAAGTCAGAAATATCGATTATTTGCTTTACATTGCCAAGTAGGTGTACTATCAGGAAAATTAATCGATAAAGATTACGCACAACACTGGTATTTCAAGGCTGCATAA
- a CDS encoding M28 family peptidase, with product MKKKSIVSMLVAFYLAFGVLFSSVSAKIQSEQAFDNKIVKRLKVNNIFNHIEALSKEPRVAGTEAEWKAVQYIKRQFDSYGYESELQPFTFIEYKAPTKVSVNVNGDTVAAAPFTYTPNGDVNGELDYIGLGTPDDIKGKDLTNKIALIKRGEITFGEKVINAANAGAKAVIIFNHLSGELNGTLGNVDNRFVPTIAMTKEQGDILVEKLNSGDVLSASITIAGSVIEEKKSHNVIAKKDVTHKQKDTNQVIVIGAHYDFVPTSPGANDDASGTAVTLELARVLAKVPTDTEIHFITFGAEELGLIGSNKYVDSLTDVEIDRIVGMFQLDMVGSKDAGELVMFTVDGEKNLVTDLSAAAGVRTGTPLTYGQEGRSDHVPFYYAGIPAALFIHSPTEPWYHTPEDSLDKISKEKLLETAKIVGSAAYQIARPDTPALERAKVAPKEVDYEKMTGGLK from the coding sequence ATGAAGAAAAAATCTATTGTTTCTATGTTAGTTGCTTTTTATTTAGCATTTGGTGTCTTATTTTCTTCTGTATCCGCTAAAATTCAATCTGAGCAGGCATTTGATAATAAAATAGTTAAAAGATTAAAAGTTAATAATATTTTTAACCATATTGAAGCCCTTTCTAAGGAGCCGCGTGTTGCTGGTACAGAAGCAGAATGGAAAGCAGTACAATATATTAAACGACAATTCGACTCATATGGCTATGAAAGCGAGCTCCAACCTTTTACATTTATCGAATACAAAGCTCCAACTAAAGTATCAGTAAATGTGAATGGAGATACTGTAGCTGCTGCACCATTCACATACACTCCAAATGGAGACGTTAATGGAGAGCTAGACTATATTGGACTTGGTACTCCAGATGATATTAAAGGAAAAGATTTAACAAATAAGATCGCTTTAATTAAGCGCGGTGAGATTACCTTTGGGGAAAAAGTAATCAATGCAGCAAATGCTGGGGCTAAAGCGGTGATTATTTTTAATCATTTAAGCGGTGAACTTAATGGTACACTAGGAAACGTTGACAACCGTTTCGTCCCGACAATCGCGATGACAAAGGAGCAAGGCGATATTCTTGTTGAAAAATTAAATTCTGGTGATGTTTTATCTGCTTCTATTACAATAGCAGGAAGTGTGATAGAAGAAAAAAAATCTCATAATGTAATTGCGAAAAAGGATGTTACTCATAAACAAAAGGACACCAATCAAGTCATTGTTATCGGAGCGCATTATGATTTTGTCCCTACATCACCCGGTGCAAACGATGACGCATCAGGTACTGCAGTTACATTAGAATTAGCACGTGTACTAGCGAAAGTGCCTACCGATACCGAAATACATTTTATTACATTTGGTGCAGAAGAGCTTGGTTTAATTGGATCAAACAAATACGTTGATTCATTAACGGATGTAGAAATCGATCGTATTGTCGGCATGTTCCAGCTAGATATGGTTGGCAGCAAAGATGCTGGTGAATTAGTGATGTTTACTGTTGATGGGGAAAAAAATCTTGTTACTGATTTATCGGCAGCTGCAGGTGTTAGAACGGGAACACCGTTAACATATGGTCAGGAAGGCCGCAGTGACCACGTTCCTTTCTATTACGCAGGAATTCCAGCAGCGTTATTTATTCATTCGCCTACCGAACCTTGGTATCATACACCAGAAGATTCTCTCGATAAAATTAGTAAAGAAAAGCTGCTTGAAACAGCTAAAATAGTAGGTTCAGCAGCTTACCAGATTGCTAGACCTGATACACCTGCTCTTGAACGGGCTAAAGTAGCTCCTAAAGAAGTAGATTACGAAAAAATGACGGGGGGTTTAAAGTAG
- the fdhF gene encoding formate dehydrogenase subunit alpha, translated as MRKAGKLVEATWEEALTFISSKLSFIKTKWGSDAISMFACARSTNESNYITQKFMRAAIGSNNIDGCNRTUHAPSVAGLATVFGSGFPTNTLDDFDEAEILLLMGSNTTEAHPIIANRMKKAVKSGLKIIVVDPRKIDMVKVAHRHLQINVGSDIALINALIHVIIKENLYNPNFIQELTDNFEELKKQVEQYTPEYAASITGLTPEEIVETAREYATASSALIAYTLGITEHHCGVNNVFDIANLALLTGNIGKKGSGIMPLRGQNNVQGAGDMGCLPNQLPGGVFITNDQYRSRFEDAWGVSIPKEVGDTQTRTFERIETGDLKALYIIGENPLTADVHLTHTRKLFEQLDLLVVQDIFLTETAKFADVVLPAKSWAEADGTYTNTDRRVQRARKAVESHPNVKEDWEIICELSTLLGYPMNYANSEEIWDEVRTLAHEMYGGISYTRLEKEYAIHYPCPNETHPGTFILHERFHQKNEGKSKSPFIPVTYTPPVELPNEEYPFTLTTGRRYESYNTHTQTRYYAKGVKIKQTEETVDIHPNDANLLGIQDGDLVKVTSRRGEITVKTKVTDQVVPGLVFMSFHWSEVPTNILTIDEYDPISGTAEFKACAVNITAVKS; from the coding sequence ATTCGTAAAGCTGGAAAACTAGTCGAAGCAACATGGGAGGAGGCATTAACATTTATTTCTAGTAAGCTCAGCTTCATTAAAACAAAATGGGGTTCTGATGCGATTTCAATGTTTGCATGTGCTAGATCAACGAATGAATCTAATTACATTACTCAGAAGTTTATGAGGGCAGCGATTGGGAGCAACAATATTGACGGCTGTAATCGTACTTGACACGCTCCAAGTGTTGCCGGTCTGGCAACTGTATTTGGCAGTGGTTTTCCTACTAACACACTTGATGATTTTGATGAGGCTGAAATATTACTCTTAATGGGATCTAATACAACTGAAGCCCATCCAATTATTGCAAACCGAATGAAAAAAGCAGTAAAATCTGGATTAAAGATAATTGTCGTTGATCCCCGAAAAATTGATATGGTGAAGGTGGCCCATCGTCATCTCCAAATTAATGTCGGCAGTGATATTGCATTAATTAATGCACTAATACATGTCATTATCAAGGAAAATTTGTATAATCCAAATTTTATACAGGAGCTTACCGATAATTTTGAAGAATTGAAAAAACAAGTAGAGCAATATACGCCTGAATATGCAGCCTCGATTACGGGATTGACTCCCGAAGAAATCGTCGAAACAGCAAGAGAATATGCAACTGCAAGCAGTGCATTGATTGCCTATACACTTGGAATTACAGAGCATCACTGTGGCGTAAATAATGTTTTTGATATTGCCAATCTTGCTTTATTAACAGGTAATATTGGTAAAAAAGGTAGCGGTATTATGCCACTGCGTGGTCAAAATAATGTGCAAGGTGCAGGAGATATGGGATGCTTGCCTAACCAGCTCCCTGGCGGTGTTTTTATTACAAATGATCAATACCGATCTCGTTTTGAAGATGCGTGGGGTGTTTCTATCCCAAAAGAGGTAGGAGATACGCAAACAAGAACATTTGAGCGAATTGAAACAGGTGATCTGAAAGCTCTTTATATTATCGGTGAAAATCCGTTAACAGCGGATGTTCATCTCACACATACTCGGAAACTGTTTGAGCAATTAGATTTGTTAGTTGTACAAGACATTTTCTTAACCGAAACAGCAAAATTTGCTGATGTTGTTCTTCCAGCAAAATCATGGGCTGAGGCGGATGGAACGTATACAAATACAGATAGAAGAGTGCAGCGCGCACGTAAGGCTGTTGAGTCTCATCCAAATGTGAAAGAAGATTGGGAAATTATTTGTGAATTATCAACGTTGTTAGGTTACCCGATGAATTATGCAAACAGTGAAGAAATATGGGATGAAGTTCGCACTTTAGCTCATGAAATGTATGGAGGCATTTCATATACTCGATTAGAAAAGGAATATGCTATTCATTACCCTTGTCCAAATGAAACACATCCTGGTACATTCATTTTGCATGAGCGTTTCCATCAAAAAAATGAAGGTAAGTCAAAATCTCCTTTTATACCAGTAACATACACACCGCCAGTTGAGCTGCCGAATGAAGAATATCCATTTACGTTGACGACAGGAAGACGCTATGAATCTTATAACACACATACGCAAACTCGATATTATGCAAAAGGAGTAAAAATAAAACAGACTGAGGAAACAGTCGATATTCATCCTAATGATGCTAACTTACTTGGCATTCAGGACGGAGATTTAGTTAAAGTCACATCTCGTCGGGGTGAAATCACTGTTAAGACTAAAGTAACAGATCAAGTTGTTCCAGGTCTCGTTTTTATGAGCTTTCATTGGTCTGAAGTCCCGACGAATATATTAACGATCGATGAATATGATCCTATTTCGGGAACTGCTGAATTTAAAGCATGTGCTGTTAATATTACAGCAGTTAAATCATAA
- a CDS encoding MarR family winged helix-turn-helix transcriptional regulator, with product MITDNDIIYMMKKLTFSILIVSILAMKDNSVTINCLAFQLSLARKKIQKWYEQYLKSLGLNTSYVYVMEVLKDFGPSTLTTIAENLELERATVSNLLSRMERDDFIKRLPGKERRSMEVHLTAKGEEILDEALNALRQADKSLNIELDGNLEIIKQAVKLLNKTL from the coding sequence TTGATTACTGATAATGACATCATTTACATGATGAAAAAGTTGACATTTAGTATACTAATTGTTAGTATACTAGCTATGAAGGATAATAGTGTAACAATTAATTGTTTAGCTTTTCAATTAAGCTTAGCTCGTAAAAAGATTCAAAAGTGGTATGAGCAATATTTAAAATCGCTAGGTTTAAATACTTCTTACGTTTATGTAATGGAGGTATTAAAAGACTTTGGCCCATCTACGTTAACGACTATTGCCGAAAATTTAGAGCTTGAGCGAGCTACTGTAAGTAATTTGCTTTCACGAATGGAGAGAGATGATTTTATTAAACGTTTACCAGGGAAGGAAAGGAGGTCAATGGAAGTTCATTTAACGGCAAAAGGGGAGGAAATTTTAGATGAAGCATTAAACGCTTTAAGGCAAGCTGACAAAAGTTTAAATATTGAACTCGATGGGAATTTAGAAATCATTAAACAAGCAGTTAAATTACTAAACAAAACGTTGTAG
- a CDS encoding YciI family protein: MKKFIVQLSNKQRELMTEALITDHVTYLKRLKREGVLSFCGPCVDGTAFMMIQAASLKEAKDYVENDPFSKVDYYIDRKIVEIEEANEENNFLMADVLNSLRQKSK; the protein is encoded by the coding sequence ATGAAAAAATTTATCGTACAACTTTCAAATAAACAAAGGGAGCTGATGACTGAAGCACTTATTACTGATCATGTTACTTATTTAAAAAGATTAAAAAGGGAAGGTGTGTTATCTTTTTGCGGGCCTTGTGTAGATGGGACTGCTTTTATGATGATCCAAGCTGCTTCATTGAAGGAAGCGAAGGATTATGTAGAAAATGATCCTTTTTCAAAAGTTGATTATTACATAGACCGCAAAATAGTAGAAATTGAAGAGGCTAATGAAGAGAACAATTTTTTAATGGCTGATGTATTGAACAGCTTAAGGCAAAAGTCAAAATAA
- the yhfH gene encoding protein YhfH, translating into MLQSPVEFFRNLPKKVCPECGEQINEQAESYMMECDRCLAQKPE; encoded by the coding sequence TTGTTACAAAGTCCAGTAGAATTTTTTAGAAATTTACCTAAGAAAGTATGTCCGGAGTGTGGCGAACAAATAAACGAGCAAGCTGAATCGTACATGATGGAATGCGATCGCTGCCTCGCCCAAAAACCTGAATAA